Part of the Spiribacter salinus M19-40 genome, CATGGGGGCTCCGGGGGTTATGCGTATCCGAGAATGACCGAGTGCCTCTTCAAGAAACTTTCCTAAAGACCTCAAATCGCCGAGCTAACCGCTCCTGGTCCGGATAATCCCGTTTGCGGTGCGGCAGGTGTAGCAGTTGGCCATCACTCTGCTTAAGGGCCTCGAGAGTGGGACCATCGTTCTGCGCCATCAGAGCATCCGAAACATGCAAGCGATAATCCGGGTCGATACCAATCAAATGACCATCAAAGGCGGCATGGTGAACTTTGGAAAGCGGTAACCCGTTGACCACCTCTGGTTGTCCCAGACGCTCATGGCCATCTGCGATGATGTGTGCGGCATCGAGCAGGCGCCCCTCTGGCAGGTTGGAAATCGCGCAGCGGCAGTCATAGGCTGAGAGCACCGCTTCGCGGAATTGCGATTGGTGCAGGCGCTGCTTGACCTGGCGAAGGATGTAACGCCGCTCGATCGCATCACTGGGTTGCGACGAGGTGACATTTGGCTCCTCGCCGAAAGTTACCGAAACGGACAGAGATTTCGGGTCCCAGTCCGCAATAAATGCGGGCATCACCGCCTGAAATCGTCCGGGCGCGACACCGAGGAAATAGATGAACGGGATACCGGATTCCCACGCCTCGCGTAGCCAAATGTTGTTCCGGGCGTCGGGATTTTCACCCATAAAGGCATAATCGACGCACTCGTCACCGGCGTAAATCTGGTCATGAACCTGCCGCCGGTCGTCATACCAGACCTTCGCGCCCTTTCGGGGAATCACGGTGCGGATCGACAGCAGATAGCGCATCTGCCGGGGCTTGAAAAAGGCCCTGCTGCGGATTGACCAGCGGGATGCGCTGCCCCTGGAACTGAAAGCCGTTCGCGATGATGCGGGAGCTCAGGACACCGTGCTGTGCCGTGAGCGCGGCGACATGGGCGAAGCCGGCGGCGCGGAAGTCTTCGTCTGCGGGGGCCATAACTATCCCCTCCTTCGTCACAATGCTTCGTAATACTGCCTGATTATGTCCGCCATCAACCGCCGCCGCTCTCGGAGGAGGTCTTCATAGTTTTCTGCGGTCACTTCACGGATGAACGCAGGGATCGCGTTCTCCGTTAGGTTCTCGGCAAGGTCCTCAGGGTCATTGATCTCTCCAAGGCGCAGCTCACCGGTTTGGACCTGCTCATCGACCCATTGCATGTATTCACAGGGTGGGTAGTCCTTGATGCCGATGTTAATCGGTGTCTCTGTGAGGACGAAGTTCGCGACCTGATTGTAATCGCCGGCTTTGGGGAAGCCGTTCTTGATGAGGTGATTCTTCGGGACTATGTGATGGATATCGCCATGGCCCTCGATCATGTGCGCGACCCCGATAGACTTGGACAGAAAACCGCGCCCACCGCTGTGAACACGCGCGGCAAGATAGGTCTGAAAGGCGGGACTGCGGCGACTTGGGGTCATCAGCAGTTGCGGCAAGGCGCCGGTCCAAAAGCCCTCACCCAGCTCAGACTGCTCGAGCATCGATAGGTACTGAGGCGCACCGTGCTCCTCAATGCGGCGCAGATCCGTCTCCCAGATCGACTCAAAGCTGCCCACCGCCCGGCCCGTCAGCAAACTCATCACGAACCAACGCTTGACCAGACGGGACCGCTCACCCTCGGTCATTGCCTCGTTCTGACGGGTGCGCAGATAGAGCGCGTAGGCGAAGTTCAGCGCATTTTTGGAGCCGATCATGCTGGCATCGATGAACCCCGCTGATTTGATCATCATCACAAACCGCTCGACGTGGGTCTGCCGGACCATCTCGTTTAGTGTTTCGCTAAGGCGGGCATAAGCTCCTGGAATGCGGGACTCATCGACTTTGCGAGTCTCTGGATCAAGGCCAGAGAGTTCACTCACGATCGCACCGGCCTTGCCCCGAGAGAAACCAACCAGTCCCGCCACGCGAATGATGTCCGTGTACTCAGGCTGGAAAAGTTCATCCGATTGGTTCTTCAACCAACTGATTTTCTTAAGATGATCGGTGACGGCGAACTCTTGGTCGTTCGCGGAGATATCTTCGAAGGCGTGCCCCGCCACCGCAAGATGGCAGAAGTAGTCGATGAGCTTGCGCAGGTTTCGCCCTTCCTCGCCGTAGGTGGCAATCTTGCTCATCACGAAATCGGCACTGGAGAGCGGTACGCCCTTGGCGTTGATGCGCACAAAGATCTCCGCCACCGTCTCGACATCGAGGTCATCGGCCAGTGAGATCACCCCCACCTGGGCGTGTTCGATGGCGGCGAGCTTGCCGATGGCGATCTCCACCGTGTCCTCATCCACGCCAGGGTTCTTTTCGAAATAGTGCCGCAGAAAGGTGAGCTGTCGAGTCCCGGAGAAGAACTCTGCAATATCATGAATCCACTGACTACTCCGGTCGATGGCGGGTGTTCGGGTTGCGAACACCTCAGTGACCGGATTAAACGATATGGCGATGCGCTTTCGCTGATAGTTCCGGCCCACCACCGGTTGACCGGCGATCGCGGCTCGAAGCGCCGTCACCCGTTGCTGCCCATCAATGAGAATCTGCTGGTGGGCAGCGACCTCCCCGCCCTTGAGCTTGGCCCCCACCGATTGCCAGGTGATGAGGTAGCCCACCGGGTAGCCGTGATACAGTGAATCCACCAGATCCCGGACTTGGGGTGTCTTCCATACGAACGGGCGCTGGAGCTCCGGGATCGCGATCTTATCGCTCCGCACATCAGCGAGGACCTGACTCACTGCGGTCTGTTTGACTTCGTACTTGGCCATCAATGGCCCTCCCAAGCCGCTCAGCTCGCCCAAAAACTGGGACGCTGAAGGGATGTCATCCGTTACACGGGCACTCGGGTCACCTTAACTGTGATGGCCAAGCCTGCAACCCAATACAACTGATTTCTCCCAGAGTGTCGCACGGCAACGCACCCAGCCCCCTCTCAGACCCGGGTTTTCGTGGACTAATCCGCGACAGCCTTCAAAAGCGCATCCCGGGCATCAGAAAAGAACTGAATATCCACCTTAGTCGCCATGTCATCTGACAAATCGAGTAGCTGCTTTCGGCAGGTCACGGGCATCAAGACCACGCTAGCTCCCTTCTCAACACCTATCTCCACCAAATTGACAGCGTCGTGAATTGGCTCAATCGAGCCACCCAGATTGAGTTCCCCGACGACAACAAGGCCGCCCTTAACGCTGCGTTTTAGCAGAGCGGTTGAGAGCGCGATTACTGATGCAACGCCGACCTTGGCGCCCGCTTTAGCAGCGTCGAAGCCCCGTATCTGCGCTGTAAACTCGTGTTGACGCGGATCCTTATCACCAACGAACTGGTGGGAGCGTGCGTAGAGGTTTTGCTCAGCGAAGCCCATGCTTTCTATAAATGAGGGCGGCACAGGCTTGTTCAAGATCTTAACGCCCGACCCCGGCCCCTCGTTGACCTCTATGCGGAACAGACCAGGATGTTCGTCCTCGGCACCTGGGCTGATCGCCCATACCTGACCGGGCTCCAGAGGGTCATCGCCGATGCCGCCTCCACTCTGCAACTCGGGCGTGGACACGAACTTTTCGACGCCGTCCGCGCCGAGTGTGTAGCTGAAGTGGGTATTCCGGAACTCGGCTGCACCGATGCGCTTCTGCTGTTCCTTTACCCGACGCCGAGCTTCGAGGGCAATGCGCACAGCCCATTCCAAGTCTTCGTCGGAAATCTCCCCACCGGTCGGATACAGCAACTTAAGCAAGCCGCCGACAGTCTTATTGACGGCATTCGTATCACGCCCAGACAAAGCTCCGCCGTAATGCACGCGATCCTGAATCGTCGCGAGCCGGCTTTGGGCGCGCAGTTGACTCCAGCACTCGGAGAGAAAGTCACTCACCAATCCGAAGTGATCAGTGAGTATTTCACTACTCACCTTGGGCACATCCCACCCTGGCAGAAAGGCGTGGATGCGATCCATGAAGGCTGTGTCGTCTTTCATCTCTGGCGGCATCGGTCCGAAGAGGTGACCAATGCGCTGTTGATGCTCGACATCCACTTCGAAGTTACCAACCAGGACGATGCTGCCATCAGCGCGGATGCTCTCCTTCCCGCGACTGAATTCCCCAGACTCCATGTAGCCCTTCATGATGTTCACACCATCTTTCTGGTCAAAGGAGATGCCGGAGACCTCGTCAAAGCAGACAACGTCGTATTGACAGACCAATCCACGCTGGCCATTGGCATTATTGACGAACATCTTGGCGACCGTGGCCTTGCCGCCAGAAATCAGGTGTGCGTAGGGCGAGACTTGCTGGAACAGGTGGCTCTTACCAGTACCTCGGGGGCCGAGCTCCACAAGGTTATAGTTGCGCTCCACGAAGGGAGCCATACGTAACATGAGCGCATCCTTTTCACGCTCGCTCAGTGCCTCGGGCTCGATACCGGTAGAGCGCAGCAGGAAATCCTTCCACTGAGCGGTACTGAACTGCTTACGGGCCTCGCCGAATTTTTCAAGGACCTCGCGGCTGGAGAGCTGGATCTCGCGCAGGTTGACTACGGCGAAGGGCCGGCCGTTTTGTTCCACGGCAATGGCAGCGTCATAGCTCAAAGTGATCTCAGCATAGAAGCCGCCAGTGAACATACGCTCGTGTGCATTCGCTAAATCAGCGGAAATCCGAGCATCCTTGATCCGCAGGCTTGGTAGGGATGCAATGTAGGTATCCGTCTTGGTGTCGAGTCGGGCGGTGATCATGTCGATCAGTTTGATCTCGCCCTGCTCACGCGCTCGAGATTTAAATAACTCCTCATCACCCGCCTTAACTGTTCGGGACTGCAACTGCCGCTGAACAATCTCCAGGCCCTCATTGATCTCATCCGGGTCCGCACTTGCGCAGTAGCGCCCCAAAAGGAACTCCACGACATAGGTCGGCACCGGGAACTGGCGACTAAAGGTCCGCACGAGGTCCTTGCGCACCAGATAGCCATCCAGTGCACCGACAGCCACGTTATCGATCGCATCAAGTTCTATGCTCATGAGTCCCCGCCTATCCGTACCTCGCGCTGCTGAATCAAATGGCCCGTACCATCCAAAAGCACCAGAATCGCTGCCTTGCCCTGCAAGCCTTCGTCTTCGACTACCAGCGAGCAGGTACCGTTATCCTTGAGAACGCGCGGCGCCGTGACGATACTGCTCTCCGGATCACCAGCACGCTCACGCAGATCCGCTGTCGCCTCGACGCCCTCCTGCTCCAGCGCCACGTTGCAACGTAGCCCGCGCCACGTAACGTCAGCGATTTCCATGTGTGCAGTCGCACCGGCCGCAGTCCCCTTCACGACCAAATGGAGCGTGAGGCATTCCTGCAGACTCAAGCCGCCGTGGGCGTAATCCTCACCGTGTTTATAGCAACTGATGCCGTCCGCCAGGGCAAACTCCTGATGGGGATTCCAGTACCAAGGGAAAAGCCGCTCCTGCGTTCGGGCGCCCTCCTTCATGGCCGCGCAACGCCCCCACTTTGATTCCGCCAACGCGCGGGGCAATTCTATCTTCGGCAGCCCACCGGGCAGCAGCAACCAACCGTGATCGGTGACCACGCGCACTTCCTCCCAGCCCGCCGCGAGCAACTCTTCCACTCGAACCTGCACCTCACTCAGGAGGGTGTCGAGGTGCTGAGCCAACTTCCAGCCACGAGAATGACCTTCATGATCGATGTCGCCAAACTCGCACCATGCCTGTCCCTCGCCCCGGCCGAGCTCGTCACCACGCAGGCATTGCCAACCTGCATCCTTCAGCAATTTCTTGAGCTGATACCCACTCAGTGCTGTTCCTGTCGCCGCAACGCTCGGTTCGAAATCCGTACTGCCTGCTTCTCCCGCGATCTTGTCTGCGACCGGCGTGACCGCGGCCTTGCCGGTCGCTGTCACGCTAGGCAATGCAGCCCATGTCGGTACCTCTTCAATGGTCAGCCCGATTCCTTCCAGGCGCGCGGCGAGACGCTTACCTGTATCGAAACGCAGCCCATCTACGAACAACACGCATTGGTCGTGACGAATGTAGTGAGG contains:
- a CDS encoding GmrSD restriction endonuclease domain-containing protein; translated protein: MAKYEVKQTAVSQVLADVRSDKIAIPELQRPFVWKTPQVRDLVDSLYHGYPVGYLITWQSVGAKLKGGEVAAHQQILIDGQQRVTALRAAIAGQPVVGRNYQRKRIAISFNPVTEVFATRTPAIDRSSQWIHDIAEFFSGTRQLTFLRHYFEKNPGVDEDTVEIAIGKLAAIEHAQVGVISLADDLDVETVAEIFVRINAKGVPLSSADFVMSKIATYGEEGRNLRKLIDYFCHLAVAGHAFEDISANDQEFAVTDHLKKISWLKNQSDELFQPEYTDIIRVAGLVGFSRGKAGAIVSELSGLDPETRKVDESRIPGAYARLSETLNEMVRQTHVERFVMMIKSAGFIDASMIGSKNALNFAYALYLRTRQNEAMTEGERSRLVKRWFVMSLLTGRAVGSFESIWETDLRRIEEHGAPQYLSMLEQSELGEGFWTGALPQLLMTPSRRSPAFQTYLAARVHSGGRGFLSKSIGVAHMIEGHGDIHHIVPKNHLIKNGFPKAGDYNQVANFVLTETPINIGIKDYPPCEYMQWVDEQVQTGELRLGEINDPEDLAENLTENAIPAFIREVTAENYEDLLRERRRLMADIIRQYYEAL
- the brxL gene encoding BREX system Lon protease-like protein BrxL, whose translation is MSIELDAIDNVAVGALDGYLVRKDLVRTFSRQFPVPTYVVEFLLGRYCASADPDEINEGLEIVQRQLQSRTVKAGDEELFKSRAREQGEIKLIDMITARLDTKTDTYIASLPSLRIKDARISADLANAHERMFTGGFYAEITLSYDAAIAVEQNGRPFAVVNLREIQLSSREVLEKFGEARKQFSTAQWKDFLLRSTGIEPEALSEREKDALMLRMAPFVERNYNLVELGPRGTGKSHLFQQVSPYAHLISGGKATVAKMFVNNANGQRGLVCQYDVVCFDEVSGISFDQKDGVNIMKGYMESGEFSRGKESIRADGSIVLVGNFEVDVEHQQRIGHLFGPMPPEMKDDTAFMDRIHAFLPGWDVPKVSSEILTDHFGLVSDFLSECWSQLRAQSRLATIQDRVHYGGALSGRDTNAVNKTVGGLLKLLYPTGGEISDEDLEWAVRIALEARRRVKEQQKRIGAAEFRNTHFSYTLGADGVEKFVSTPELQSGGGIGDDPLEPGQVWAISPGAEDEHPGLFRIEVNEGPGSGVKILNKPVPPSFIESMGFAEQNLYARSHQFVGDKDPRQHEFTAQIRGFDAAKAGAKVGVASVIALSTALLKRSVKGGLVVVGELNLGGSIEPIHDAVNLVEIGVEKGASVVLMPVTCRKQLLDLSDDMATKVDIQFFSDARDALLKAVAD
- a CDS encoding HNH endonuclease, whose translation is MIPRKGAKVWYDDRRQVHDQIYAGDECVDYAFMGENPDARNNIWLREAWESGIPFIYFLGVAPGRFQAVMPAFIADWDPKSLSVSVTFGEEPNVTSSQPSDAIERRYILRQVKQRLHQSQFREAVLSAYDCRCAISNLPEGRLLDAAHIIADGHERLGQPEVVNGLPLSKVHHAAFDGHLIGIDPDYRLHVSDALMAQNDGPTLEALKQSDGQLLHLPHRKRDYPDQERLARRFEVFRKVS